The Paramisgurnus dabryanus chromosome 3, PD_genome_1.1, whole genome shotgun sequence genome includes a window with the following:
- the LOC135733815 gene encoding ecto-ADP-ribosyltransferase 4-like: MMLTTAALILIFTSNVVLGKDDSIPLDMAENSVDDQYIGCAVEMNNLVEKENYLNKERKANMSGFGDAWSKSEKKIEGKKLEPLKTKKHLIAIYVYTGVIGGVHKKFNQDVRTGREKYQYKKFSWYTLYFWLTRAIQTLKETQNGCISTYRRTSVKFNGVNNTEIRFGSFASSSLDRDVGLKFGNESCFEIETCYGANVTDYSWYRDQKEVLIPPYEKFKITDIRKGKKGDWCKTVFVLKSAGIKSNLNCKLFKKIK; the protein is encoded by the exons ATGATGTTGACCACTGCAGCTCTTATTCTCATTTTCACCAGTAATGTTGTCCTAGGAAAG GATGACAGCATTCCATTGGATATGGCAGAGAATTCAGTTGATGACCAATATATTGGTTGTGCAGTAGAGATGAACAACTTGGTGGAGAAAGAAAACTATCTAAACAAAGAAAGGAAAGCTAACATGTCAGGCTTTGGAGACGCTTGgagtaaaagtgaaaaaaaaatcgaGGGAAAAAAACTAGAACCCttaaaaactaaaaagcatTTAATTGCCATTTATGTGTATACTGGTGTTATAGGAGGCgtacataaaaaattcaatcaGGATGTTAGGACCGGTAGAGAGAAATACCAATACAAGAAATTCTCATGGTATACACTTTACTTTTGGTTGACACGAGCGATACAGACTCTTAAGGAAACGCAAAATGGATGCATATCAACTTATCGTCGTACCAGTGTTAAATTTAATGGTGTCAATAACACAGAGATTCGTTTTGGCTCATTTGCGTCCTCCTCTCTTGATCGTGATGTAGGATTGAAGTTTGGAAATGAATCgtgttttgaaattgagacTTGTTACGGTGCTAATGTGACAGACTACTCCTGGTACCGTGATCAGAAAGAGGTATTGATTCCCCCATATGAGAAATTTAAAATCACTGATATCAGGAAAGGTAAGAAGGGTGACTGGTGTAAGACtgtgtttgtgttgaaaagCGCTGGTATAAAAAGTAACCTAAACTGTAAATTGTTCAAGAAAATTAAATAG
- the LOC135734126 gene encoding ecto-ADP-ribosyltransferase 4-like has product MLTTAALILIVTSNVVLGQDDSHPLDLADKSVDDQYDGCADKMNNLVVDEDYLNKERKANIAGFGDAWSKSENKTKGKKLETLTRNHLIAIYVYTGVIGGVHKKFNQDVRTGGEKYKNNKFSWYTLYFWLTRAIQTLKKTQNGCISTYRGTSVKFNGVKNKEIRFGSFASSSLERDIAEWFGTESCFEIKTCHGADVTEYSFHRNQKEVLIPPYETFEVTDIRNGKMGDWCTTVFELKSTGIKSNLNCKLIKKMKYHNVNISE; this is encoded by the exons ATGTTGACCACTGCAGCTCTTATTCTCATTGTCACCAGTAATGTTGTCCTAGGACAG GATGACAGCCATCCATTGGATTTGGCAGATAAGTCAGTTGATGACCAGTATGACGGTTGTGCAGACAAGATGAACAACTTGGTGGTGGATGAAGACTATCTAAACAAAGAAAGGAAAGCTAACATAGCAGGCTTTGGAGACGCTTGGAgtaaaagtgaaaataaaaccaagGGAAAAAAGCTAGAAACCTTAACTAGAAACCATTTAATTGCCATTTATGTGTATACTGGTGTTATAGGAGGCGTacataaaaaatttaatcaGGATGTTAGGACCGGTGGAgagaaatacaaaaacaataaattCTCATGGTATACACTTTACTTTTGGTTGACACGAGCGATACAGACTCTTAAGAAAACGCAAAATGGATGCATATCAACTTATCGTGGTACCAGTGTTAAATTTAATGGTGTCAAGAACAAAGAGATTCGTTTTGGCTCATTTGCGTCCTCCTCTCTTGAGCGTGATATAGCAGAGTGGTTTGGAACTGAATCTTGTTTTGAAATCAAGACTTGTCATGGTGCTGATGTGACAGAATACTCATTTCACCGCAATCAGAAAGAGGTGTTGATTCCCCCATACGAGACATTtgaagtcactgatataagaaACGGTAAGATGGGTGACTGGTGTACGACTGTGTTTGAGTTGAAAAGCACTGGTATAAAAAGTAACCTAAACTGTAAAttgataaagaaaatgaaatatCACAATGTCAATATCTCTGAATGA
- the LOC135733816 gene encoding T-cell ecto-ADP-ribosyltransferase 2-like, which produces MLTIASFILIITSKVVLGQDDRCADEEEIYPLDMAVNSVDDQYVKCTKEMETLVWKKYLNNEIKTNKVFGEEWKKGEIKNYSKLQDNLTRNNSIAIFVYTGRASKLFNPDVLFGKEKYLNGTFAWYSLHFFLTQAIQTLKITNCILTYRCTRDKFNETVLNKEIRFGFFASSSLDRKANVFGNESCFEINTCYGANVIQYSQHPLEKEVLIPPYEKFKVTDIKKTNWCKTVFVLESTGIESNLNCAVPKKMRTQYRRKGTGFLLL; this is translated from the exons ATGTTGACCATAGCATCTTTTATTCTCATCATCACCAGTAAAGTTGTCTTAGGACAG GATGACAGATGCGCTGATGAAGAGGAGATATATCCATTGGATATGGCAGTGAATTCAGTTGATGACCAGTATGTAAAGTGTACAAAGGAAATGGAAACCCTGGTGTGGAAAAAgtatttaaataatgaaatcaAAACTAACAAGGTTTTCGGAGAAGAATGGAAAAAGGGGGAAATAAAAAATTACTCTAAACTACAAGATAACTTGAcaagaaacaattcaattgcCATTTTTGTGTACACTGGTAGAGCATCTAAGCTATTCAATCCAGATGTTTTATTTGGTAAAGAAAAATACCTAAACGGTACATTCGCTTGGTATTCACTTCACTTTTTCTTGACACAAGCAATACAGActctaaaaataacaaattgcaTCTTAACATATCGTTGTACCAGAGATAAATTTAATGAAACTGTTCTGAATAAGGAGATTCGTTTTGGCTTTTTTGCATCCTCCTCTCTTGATCGTAAAGCAAATGTATTTGGAAATGAATCTTGTTTTGAAATCAATACTTGTTATGGTGCTAATGTGATACAATATTCCCAGCATCCTCTTGAGAAAGAGGTTCTGATTCCCCCGTATGAGAAGTTtaaagtcactgatataaagaAGACTAACTGGTGTAAGACTGTGTTTGTGTTGGAGAGCACAGGAATAGAAAGTAATTTAAACTGTGCAGTACCAAAAAAAATGAGAACCCAGTATAGAAGGAAAGGCACTGGCTTTCTGTTGTTATAA